The sequence TTATGAGAACTTGTAATGTGTACCATCAAATCAGTCCTTCCTCTGGCCATATTTGTGCCTCATCTAACTTATGGACGGACCATCTCCAGGGTGTTTAAACTCATTGCCCATTCAGTCTTTGTCCTATCTGATGGGACTGCCACAAAAATGCCAACTCTGCTGCTAGTTTGGGGGAGCTGAACAGCTGTTTGCTAAGAACTAGACTGAGCCCACCAACTCATATAGGTCACTGAATAGGCATTGGGACTTTTGGTCACTACTAACTGTGGCCCACGTTGCTATCATTATGTGTAATGCCATAAATAAGCACTGCTCTTAGTAGACAAATACAAATACAGAAGTGAAAGCCTgtcccaactgaagtcagtggcaaaagtctcattgctttccaggatttcacccagggtcTGTGATCTGAAGAATTCACATCTTGCAAATGTTTACTCATGTGACTAGTTCTCATGCTAgtaagcccactgaagtccatggcagaaTTTGGTTTCTTTGGGACTCCTAGGTtgagtaagagtttgcaggatagGGGCCTGATGAAGACATAATGTGACAAGTGGTGATTACAAACACTGGGAAAGCAAGGTTGGAGGACAATCGTTACAAAAATATGGGTATGTCTTGTGGATGATGCATGTGTTAGAGATGTGATATTAGTGGGTTTTCTTCCTTTCATAGATAACCATATAGAAGGTGGATATAGACATCCAGAGAGGTGCATTTTTTTTCTGGGCTTCAGGGCTGTTGATAGAACTGAACAACCACAGCCAAGACTGCTTATTGTCACATAAGGCCAAGATCCCTGGGAATAACTGAGCCATAGAGCCTAGCCTTTCCCCTTGTAACACCTCCCGTATCAATGGCAGCCTAGTGTTAATCCCTGCTGTGTGACTATTGGCTGGCCCCATAACTTCAGCCACTGATACCCTCTCTGTGATCTGTTCTAAGAGAGGTACAACTTTATAAAGAGGACTGAAGTAACTTATGATAACATTTGCATCACAAGTTCCTGTGTGCTGAAAAGGGACATGTTCTGCAGAGCAGCtggtcctctgactccagttcctcTTCTGGGTCAATCCTTAGTCATGTAGAGATGAACTCCCATGTAGAAGTCATATATCAGAGTAAGGCAGTTGTACGGTAGTCATCTTTTCTGTATGTGTAGCATAATATACTACAGTGAAATGGACCAGATGTGAGCTAGTCCATCCCCATGGGACATCCAGTCCTCCTTTCTTGAACATAGTGATAGACTTGTTGGGATCAATTCTCTGCTGGCAATACTTTATTGCAGTgagtggagttatgccagcagagaatctgACACACAGAATCAGACTTTTAAGTAACTTATAGGGTTAGCTTGTCTAGGAGTTTATTATTGGGTTATTAGTGCAGCACAAAGCTAATATATGGTGAAAATGTGTAGTCTGTTAACAAAGTTAAGAGCACATATTAGCAACATATACAGTGAAACTGTATGGAAATATGAGTTAAGGAAGTCACATCAATATAATCTAGTTTCTTTCCTTTAAGGACTCCTAACTGTTTTAGGACTACATTCCAATTTTAACAAAGAGATTAATATTCAATATCCACCAGAATTAATTACACTACATTCAGAATTACTGTTCTGAGTTATGGAAAATTAGTCAATAAAATTATTTAGTTCCACCCTGCTTAGTGACCAATATGCAGCCTTAACGTCCACTCTAAATATAATGTAATACAAATTTCAGTTCTGTAATTGCTACATAATTATTACTACCAAATTTAGAACACTCACCAATGACACATATCACCCATTCACATAAATTTCCCCAAACACTACAGAAAATCATGCAGCACACTCACCATTTACAATCTAGTGCTGAaccagtcaatggaaagattccagttgacttcagtgagctgtgGATCAGACCTTCTGCTACTGCACCTCACTGACTTACACACAATGATGCAAAATCACAGGCAATGTAATTCATTAAACCTACATACAACGTAATTCATGAAACCTATATTACTtctcaaaacacacacatatGTTTATATGGTCAGCATATAACAGATGGTTTGTTCAGGATGACGGTGGAGAGATGTTCactgtgggactggaagggaactgGGTGAGGTTGAGAAGGGAAATTGATGACTTAAATTTTAATGAGATATGACTTTTCATTTGCATTCATGGGTCATAGAGTCTAGTATCTTTAACTCAAAGATCATTAAGTTTTCTGTGTGAGACAGTATGAATATAGCCATTAATATTACACTTTTCTCACTGAAGAATTGCAGATAAAACCAACATGCATTGCCTTTTGCCAGTGTTCTAGCACAAAATGTTACTGTTTGATGTAAAACGTGTGTACATGTATAACTTAACTCAGAGTATGCAACTGTCCTTTGCAAAAGTTAACACTGGTATTAAAAGCTATTAGGTCATATTTGAACAACTggctagggaaaaaaaaaatcttgttctaCACCCCTGGTATCTCTTAAATGTCATTCCATTTAAGATTCAAGAATGTCTGTTTGTTTGAGAATGCAAATCATGGGAGTAGCGTTGAAAgtgaaatataatttttttcaaacGTTTCTTTCTCTTACCACACATGTATATTGGGCCATCTTGCCTTCTTAATCTAGTGTGTACATATTAATGTTCTGTAACAATGATCCAagcctacaaacacacacactgtactcAGATGAGTAaacccaatgatttcagtggagttacacactTGAGTAAAACTACTTTTGtggataagtgtttgcaggatcaaatccTAAACCATTTTAAGGGAGACTaagggctagatcttcagctggtgtaaatcagcatgtctTCACTGGTTACAATGGAACtaccttgatttacaccagctaaggatctcgCTGTAGGCCACTGAGATGGCACAGATTCCACGAACACTAAGTTACTACCAGATTCTACCGTTCTTGATCTTGTTGAGTAGCATCTTCATCCACCAGTGgtgctattgaaatcaatggggctaaaTGTGGAGTAAGGTGCCACTAAACACAAGTAAAGGGTAACCATGGAAGTATAACAGTAATTCTCATTAAGGTACAATTCTTTATACAAATGGATTTTGTTTACCTGTTGAGGGCCGTAATCTCTGAAGGATGAAATCCACAAGCAGACCCCTCAAACACATCACAAAACCTTTATTAGTGTGTTTATTGGTGACACGGATTACAGAAACCAAATGGAATTAAATAACATTTAACTTGAAATTGACCACAGACTCAAGAAATACAGGTCACAGTTGGCAAGGCAAACTTCTCAATACACTGGGTTGCTTAAGTTATTATTATGCTGTGAAGGAGGAATTTCCCTTATTTGATTCTAAATAATTCAGGATATCATTATTTTGTGTCTTTCAGACAATTCCTTTGGCAATAATTTCAATTTGTTTAGcttttattatataaaaatataacaaattTTCCTTATATACAAACATTACATTACACAATATACAGGTTAAAAACACTACAAAAATAGCAGGCCATAGGTGAACTAAAAGCAAAAAAACAGGATAGGGGAAAAGTTAAATACTGCACATTTCATAAAAATTACATTAACTACATACAGTTTTTTGTTTGCAAATACCAAACAGTATCAATGTGATTGGAAATCTTTCCCAACAGCTTCATTTTTAAGGCACGTCTTGCATATTTATATGTACAACACTGAATCTGGCCAATAACTTAAGGGCTCTTGAGAGTGACCTAGTAGTGTACGTGTATGCGTGTGCTTGGATGGGGAGCATGCAGCATTAAACCTTTTCACTAGTGTCAGTCTGGGGGGCTAGGTATCTAGTTGAAGGGGCTTGGTATAGGGGCACCCCAATCTCCTGAAGTTCTGGAAGCCTCCCAGAGCGAGGAGGGGACAGCAATGTGATTGTCCTGTCAAAGTCTCTGTGCAACACTTTCTCGTAGACACTCTGCAGTCCCACTGTCTTGGGCAGCTGGGCCTGGTAGTAGTTGTCCCTGCGAAGGGGGTCCCTGGGCAAGGAGGTGCTTTTGCAGAAGGTGGACAGCTGAGCTGAGGGATGAGGAGACGAGTGAAGGTTGGATCGGCCACAGGATGGGCTCCAGCAGCGGTCCGAATGGCCCAGGATTTTGCATTCAGCAGTACAAGCCCATAATcctaaaaatacaaacaaaaacttTAGACCTGTAATCGCTGGAGAAACAGCCACATAATTCTGAGCTCATCAGAGAGTTATTGCCCAGATCATCAAAAGCTTAgaatgatgggggtgggggaggtggaggaaCAATACTTCAGGACACTGCTGCAAAACATACTCTGCAAGCTATTATTATTCCATTTAGCTAGCAAGCCCTAAGTCACAATGTATGTCAGCAGGAAGAgctttttgaaaatgaattttataATAGGCTGGCTGCTTCTAATTTGCACTATGTGCTCGACATGCACATAGATACTTAAGTTGCATGCTGTGAAAATGCTGGCAGGGCTACTCCTGCAGTGAGTGCTGCCTTGGAAAGATGTAAAAGGTGTGACTGCTATAAAACTGGTCCAGTCAGCTCAATGtaccttagatagatagatacatagatcCTTTTATTCCTGGGccagtttttattttcattgcagCCAGTCTGTGCTGTGAAATGGACCGAACCCTTACCATTCTGCATGTGAGTGATGAGATCCTTCTTCAGGGCATCCCCGCTGATGTCAGAGTCACTGTCGTTGAAGTCGCTGTCGCCTTTGCCACTATCTTTGCCACTGAACTTTTCCGCTTCTCGGGCCGATATGGTGTTGAAAGAATGACCCTTCCAGATGGCCACAGGTGGGGTGGATTCTTTGCTATAATTAGGAGCAGGGACATAGGACTGGAGGGGATTGGAAGGGAGTGTGGGAGAAATAAGCATATGTCAACATCACAACCTTATCAAGATTCCCTTCTTCCAAACCGCCCATACCTCCTTCCAGTCCCCCAGACGAGTGCAGTACGACCTTACCTCCCCATTAGTTGCCCTAAGTCGTTTCTGACCCTCGTAGAGACAGGCATTCACAGTGCTGGTCTCAGAAGAGGAGACCTCttctgcaggtggagaaggggctgggctGGTGAAAGAAGCTTTGCTGGGAAAGGATCGCGCTTCAAACACATTCCCTCCGGGGCTGCTATCCTCCTGCCTCCCCTTCTCTAGGTGGGAGATGTCGATCTGCTCTGTCAGGGGCCCGTTGTTCTTGATCTCGGTCTCCTTCTTGCGCTTGTTGCAGGTGGTTGCAATGGTGATGATGGCCACCAGCAGCAGGGTGCAGCTCCCAGCTAGGATGATGATGACAATCAGGGGAATGTCCCACTCCAcagccttcccctcccaggagctTGGCTTGGCCACCTCTTGGCTGCTGGAGGGTGCCGTGGCAGTCACCAGGAAGTTGATTGTGGCTGTGGTGACAAGGGGGGGCCTGCCATTGTCAGTCACGGTGAGGATGACTTTGAACACCTGTCCCAGCTCTTTGGACAGGTCCCCCCTGAGCACGATCTCGCCTGTCTTCTTGTTGATGGCGAAGAGCTCTGGCTGCTGCGGCTCCTCCACGAAGGAGAAGGTCAGCTCCGCATTGACCCCATCGTCCGCGTCTCTGGCTTTGATCTGAGCCACCAGGGAATCCGGGGGTGCCTGGCTGGAGACCCCGATCTCCACGGAGCCGTTGGCGAGCACGGGGTGGGTGATGACCGGGGCGTTGTCATTCTGGTCCACCATCCTCACCTTGATCAGGGTGCTGCTGGACAGCTGAGGGGAGCCCCCATCGCTGGCCTGGATCCTCAGGTCCAGCTGCTTGAGGATCTCATAGTTGAATGTCCTGAGGGCGTAGATGGCCCCGGTGGCCGGGTCCACAGAGACGTAGGTGGAGATGGGGGCACCCAGGACCTGTGTCTCCAGCAGCCGGTAAAGCACCTTCCCGTTGCGGCCCAGGTCGGGGTCGCGGGCCACCACGGTGGCGAGGTAGGCGCCCGGCGGGTTGTTCTCCAGCACCGCCACCTCGTAGACGGGCTTGGAGAAGAGCGGCGCGTTGTCGTTCTCGTCGCTCACGCGCACCGTGTACTGCCGGACGGTCTTGAAGGGCGGCGAGCCCAGGTCCTCGGCCACCAGGGTCAGGTTGTACTCGGCCACGCGCTCGCGGTCCAGCGGCGCGGCGGTGACGAGCACGTAGCTGTCGGCGTAGGCGCGCTGCAGCGCGAAGTGCTCGTGCCCGTAGAGGGCGCAGCGCACCTGCCCGTTGGGGCCCGAGTCCCTGTCCGAGGTGCTGACCAGCGCCACGAAGCTGTCGCGCGCCGCCGCCTCGCTGACGTAGGCCACCCCGGCGCCGGCGGGGGCGCCGCTCAGGGGGCTGACGCTGATGCCCGGCGCGTTGTCGTTCACGTCGGCCAGGCGCACGATGACTTTGCACGTGGCCGCCAGGGGGCTGGCGCCCCGGTCCTGCGCCTGCACGTCCAGCTCGTAGGTCCGCTGCCGCTCGTAATCCACCGGCCCCTCCAGCGTCAGGCGGCCCGAGAGCGGGTCCAGCCGGAAAAGCTGCCGCGCCTCGGCCGGCACCTGGCTGCCGAAGCCGTAGACGATCTCGCCGTTGGGCCCCTCGTCGGCGTCGGCCGCCTCCaggtccagcagcagggagccccGCGGCGCGTCCTCGCCCAGCTCCACCGTGACCGAGCCCTGCGGGAAGGCCGGGCTGTTGTCGTTGGCGTCCAGCACCCGGACGCTCACCGTGGCCGTGCCCGAGCGGGCCGGGCTGCCGCCGTCCTGGGCCACCAGCTCCAGCGTGTAGGCGGCCTGGGTCTCGCGgtccagctcctgcagcagcaccagctcGGCGCTTTTCCCGCCGTCCGCCCGCGTCTGCGCCTCGATGCCGAAGTGGCTGTTGCGCGAGAGCCGGAAGCTCTGGATGGAGTTGGAGCCCACGTCCGGGTCCAGGGCGATCTCCAGCGGCAGGCGGGTGCCGGGCGCGGCGCTCTCGGACACCTCGAGCGGGATGTGCGCCTGGGGGAAGCGCGGCGCGTTGTCGTTGATGTCCCGCACCTCCAGCTCCACGTGCACCAGCCGGTACTGCTCCTGCCACAGGCTCACCACGTCGAAAGCCAGGACGCACTGGAGGGACTGGCCGCACAGCCGCTCCCGGTCGATCCCTGCCTCGCCGATGCTCAGCTGCCCGTCGCCCTCCCGCACCCGCACCAGCGAGCTGTTGCTGAACTGCTCCATCAGGCGGAAACTTATCTCTCCGGGCGCTTTCACGTGCATCTCTTCTGCCAAAGTGCCGATGACCGTGCCTGGCGCGTCCTCCTCGTAAGTGCGGTATCTTACCGTCTTGCAGAGGGTGACCGAGAGCAGCCAGCAGAGGTAGAGGAGGCGCGGCGGAGAGGAGAGGCTGCGCCCGTCCCTAGCAAGACCCATGTCACCTGCACAGAATTGCTAACCTGAAAGGGGCTGCGGATGCGGAGAAACGGCTGTCCAGTTGTTAGGGCGTCTGTCGGCCCCTAAAGCAAGAGGAGATGGGAGGGTAACTCTCCTGCTCCCAGGCGCAGATCATGCATGCTCTGCTCTGCAAGGCAAATGAGCCGATTGCTTACAGTTGCCCTAACCCGAGAGGTGCCAGCGATGCCGGTGCGCTAGGCTCAGTTTATCCAGCTTCTAAGGCGGACTGCGTCTCCTGAGGCTCTTTAATAGACGCAGATATGCAAATTTTACGGAGCCAAGCAGCCAATGGCAGGCGCTCTTTTCACACTGCTCTCCTGAAAGCCTCCCAGAAAATCCCTTTAATGTGGAAAAGGCTTAGAGAGGAAAACAAGAAAGGAAATTTAGGGAAtctcttctttgttttctttaactctttttttttttgaaggcgAGCTGCAAATGAGTTGGCACAGGGAGCGTGGAGTAAAATGCGCGGAGTGTTTTGTTAATTGTACCACTTCAGCACCCTGCTGTTGAACAGGTGCCTTGTGTGCGAATATCTGCTCTTCTGAGCTACTCACTTAAAAACGCAGAGAAATAGCTTGCTTGGGCTGTGTGCGCGCGCGTGAATGTGTATTTATTATGTGTGTTTGCCTATGATTATCGATTAATAAAGTGCTGCGCAATGCATATATAGCGGGGATTGATTTTCTTTCCGTTGATTTCTGTATTGATCATCAGAGCAAGCCCCTAAACGAGATTGAAGGATTAACTGaaaattgattttattcaaaTTTGTGCACATAATTGTGTTTTACTCGCGTGAGATCCTGTGATCAGACCTGTAATTTGCCTTTCAGAAGATATTCTTAGGATGCTTTAGTATGCATGTCACTGACCAAGTGGCTTTCTTAAGCCTTGCGCACtagcaggcaaaaaaaaaaaaaaaaaaaaaaaaaaaaaaaaaaagttccaaatAGGATTTAGCATAAGCTTGTGGAGATTTGGAAAGGTTTCAAAGATCAGACTGTATCAAAGGCTTATGAAGCTCTCCTTAGCTGTAGCAATATAATAGCATGGCAGGCTATCCCATTTGAGGCACCAATGTCTGTATTATTTCACTATGACAAGCTAAAGGGAAAGAAAGTTGAACAGTTTCCACAGAGGAGTTGGGCTAAGTTGAATATAATGAGCAAACGCCACATGTATCCATTATGTCCCTCTATTCATTCCCAATCACTGCCATAACTCTTTGACTAAACGATGATGGGCGCTGAATTACACACAATGCCCAGctcatattaaaatacatttaagatctATCCCTCCTGATGCCCTGTTACGCCTATTTAGAGGATTTTCTTTTTGTCCTAATAGGGCCTCTCTGGGAAGCAACACTGGTCTCGTTCTAGAAGAACAAAATAACAGCATGAGGTTGAAACCTGGCACGAACCTTGGGGAACTAAACCATCTGCCTTGAAAAGTATGAAGACATAGCAGTGAGTCACCAAGTTTTACTAGTCCTGCAGTCCAAGGGGATACTGAGACAGCGCATGCACGTGCATTCATTGGGGTCCCCCCCGCTTTCTGTTAGGTCTAAGCACTGTGGGGGAATAGCGGGCTAAGAGAATTAGTACCTGATCCCAGATACGGTCCTGGTGAAAGAGACCATTGAAATAAACTCAGTGGGAGAAGAGAGAACATTGTATCAATAGTCTCTCCTGAGGGGCCGACCCTTAAATGGATTCCACGTTTTAGGGCACATTCCGAAACAGAAATACACGTTGCAACTGGTACACCATGACTTTGTGTACCGCGATGGTGAAAGAAAAAGACAATATGCACTTCAAATTGAACTGAGTACTGTTTTGCTCTGTAAACTTTGTATAAAAGGTATCTGCTCTGTTGAGCGCTTCAAGCGGTTACCGTGCCAGTAAGAAAGAGCAGAATCGGGCTGCaagactggggcgggggggggggggggatgctcgAAGCTTCCTACAATGTGCAAGAAAGAGAGCCCTTACTCGAGTATATCTATAAATGTAAAGACATCTACAGACACAAGGCTGTACGAGTTAATGCTGCCCAGAAGCGCTCTGCCTTCTGGTGCTCTTCCCCTTATTTGTATCCCTTCGCTGTGTATTTCAAGGATGAAAAAGAGCAATTGCCGTAGCAGCTGCGGCAGGCATTGTGTATGGGAAATACAAAGCATCTACCTCAACACCACATTGGTCTCCTGGCATCCTCTCTAGTAACCTTCCCCTCACGCTGATTGCGATAGTTCTCCCCCTTTGCCCGCGTTCCACACATATCGATCCCCTCAGCCCGTCTGAC is a genomic window of Natator depressus isolate rNatDep1 chromosome 1, rNatDep2.hap1, whole genome shotgun sequence containing:
- the PCDH8 gene encoding protocadherin-8 — translated: MGLARDGRSLSSPPRLLYLCWLLSVTLCKTVRYRTYEEDAPGTVIGTLAEEMHVKAPGEISFRLMEQFSNSSLVRVREGDGQLSIGEAGIDRERLCGQSLQCVLAFDVVSLWQEQYRLVHVELEVRDINDNAPRFPQAHIPLEVSESAAPGTRLPLEIALDPDVGSNSIQSFRLSRNSHFGIEAQTRADGGKSAELVLLQELDRETQAAYTLELVAQDGGSPARSGTATVSVRVLDANDNSPAFPQGSVTVELGEDAPRGSLLLDLEAADADEGPNGEIVYGFGSQVPAEARQLFRLDPLSGRLTLEGPVDYERQRTYELDVQAQDRGASPLAATCKVIVRLADVNDNAPGISVSPLSGAPAGAGVAYVSEAAARDSFVALVSTSDRDSGPNGQVRCALYGHEHFALQRAYADSYVLVTAAPLDRERVAEYNLTLVAEDLGSPPFKTVRQYTVRVSDENDNAPLFSKPVYEVAVLENNPPGAYLATVVARDPDLGRNGKVLYRLLETQVLGAPISTYVSVDPATGAIYALRTFNYEILKQLDLRIQASDGGSPQLSSSTLIKVRMVDQNDNAPVITHPVLANGSVEIGVSSQAPPDSLVAQIKARDADDGVNAELTFSFVEEPQQPELFAINKKTGEIVLRGDLSKELGQVFKVILTVTDNGRPPLVTTATINFLVTATAPSSSQEVAKPSSWEGKAVEWDIPLIVIIILAGSCTLLLVAIITIATTCNKRKKETEIKNNGPLTEQIDISHLEKGRQEDSSPGGNVFEARSFPSKASFTSPAPSPPAEEVSSSETSTVNACLYEGQKRLRATNGESYVPAPNYSKESTPPVAIWKGHSFNTISAREAEKFSGKDSGKGDSDFNDSDSDISGDALKKDLITHMQNGLWACTAECKILGHSDRCWSPSCGRSNLHSSPHPSAQLSTFCKSTSLPRDPLRRDNYYQAQLPKTVGLQSVYEKVLHRDFDRTITLLSPPRSGRLPELQEIGVPLYQAPSTRYLAPQTDTSEKV